In Stenotrophomonas sp. 610A2, one DNA window encodes the following:
- a CDS encoding DUF4123 domain-containing protein produces MQPEEGLDVSLSRPLSDDEGLKWDALTSLRERLFKAKHSYLFVDPTSGVPWDRSYTKVGDSYSEVLVAPRKLNLPKDACPFLVPLSNEVGGIFDWTFEIAWSQLSDPQAPYPVCAWIGSDLEVRNLQSRMSKQMLQSVGVRTWLFRFYDPRVSQHLVSFVSKEFCISGPTSWSFLDASGRLQKLPVSETESIRDPEESSLERLDWLKTINAVINTWPSLTDDIVEIERIYDAARVAAAVGLQPCQQADCVAFILHRCLVHERIELHPIVSVWLNDAREMKRPYADAAAHAGADVWKGISAGDWQLGLNERQGLRYG; encoded by the coding sequence ATGCAACCAGAGGAGGGGCTGGACGTGTCGCTCTCTAGGCCCCTCTCTGACGATGAAGGTTTGAAGTGGGACGCGTTAACATCCCTTCGTGAGCGATTGTTCAAGGCTAAGCATAGCTATTTATTTGTTGATCCAACGTCGGGTGTGCCTTGGGATAGGTCGTACACGAAGGTTGGCGATAGTTATAGCGAGGTTCTTGTGGCACCTCGGAAACTGAATTTGCCGAAGGATGCTTGTCCGTTCTTGGTCCCATTGAGCAACGAAGTTGGTGGAATCTTTGATTGGACTTTCGAAATAGCTTGGTCACAGCTATCGGACCCTCAGGCTCCTTACCCGGTGTGTGCCTGGATTGGTAGTGATCTTGAGGTGAGAAATTTGCAGTCCCGAATGTCAAAGCAAATGTTGCAGTCGGTTGGAGTCAGGACTTGGCTTTTCAGGTTCTATGACCCAAGAGTCTCCCAGCACTTGGTATCCTTTGTCAGTAAAGAGTTCTGCATCTCAGGTCCTACCTCTTGGTCTTTTCTGGATGCATCAGGGAGGCTTCAGAAGCTGCCCGTCAGCGAGACGGAGAGCATTCGCGATCCTGAAGAGTCCTCTTTGGAACGTCTTGATTGGCTAAAGACAATAAACGCTGTGATCAATACGTGGCCATCGCTTACCGATGATATCGTCGAGATCGAGAGGATCTACGATGCCGCCCGTGTTGCTGCAGCAGTTGGATTGCAGCCGTGTCAGCAAGCGGATTGTGTGGCCTTCATTCTGCATCGATGCTTGGTTCATGAGCGTATCGAGTTACATCCGATTGTTTCAGTCTGGCTGAATGATGCACGCGAGATGAAGCGGCCTTACGCAGATGCAGCCGCGCACGCTGGTGCAGACGTATGGAAGGGAATATCGGCTGGCGACTGGCAGCTTGGGTTGAACGAACGACAAGGACTTCGTTATGGCTGA
- a CDS encoding toxin VasX: MADGAQIANAARNTNSNAGAFGDCQRCDKRGLPILPLRFSYAYWDGRSDYGTRADLSKTSFDKMAGELLLRPLSGGYLHVLDERDGGTWRVFFVGRDGSLWEFPAKTSPRIEEYQCGRGDHLTRSSMFSLDRPENAKKIWLSYASTLYTPSKLDEFRSLILKGQAPGDECERTVALMGVRFQMHDVPALLAMAKDESATDKALGIKLDGSNLKSKVPEFSGKIEPFEYSVTPPVNLKDSPVALGKRVKGACSGGLGGVAVYLDDPIGIAQEIRHLEKITKLRIDAIDAKYARERKVKALVDELGKSWVKSKDARGKLEEGSDWELNYKDKLDASRIADFEINYKSEMGTLRGKHLILVDDVQRWCKSTNFETATECDFDSKDVRSTVDMVSQLSTILCGLDATEQGANLAQELMAKDVSRNLWYRALLAGQKDLLSFLSENQGSDVLGSFKSAYGVVDEWINAHEKMAAALNLSNRDSLAFAPGAAGYLKGVDPLFRATLPLSEAIMQLTLSLQALVGKAAGKAFGELRVFVLLGAVWHRTTALPFYEEKTLASLVRENNEVAWGTSIENRNQIFIDTEGRRVAKVKLGDYASELGEAGRKKIPLLRIRFGNPPDVAMMSAEGAREVSRQQRRQEARRDRKAEAKRLKNGPGPQRSTLAVAMEQGLEEMSAEFEAFRQAEAENARIAAASARNRARLGSLGAADAVVVPAALRSLQRAPSGNWLSGAMKVARNGGANGAFSAWIGAIQMTALVASYKDLEKKPDAETWAKVMSSTLGVAGAFIEVIAAGYLLSGASADKRLILALTPARIAGIGGLVGGVSGVVGGIVTMVEGYNRSEAGDVDSGRATFIGGAFLTVSGVAAVGGGAAALSSAGLVLGLGPFAWGALALGLAVLGVASIFIGESWRDNPLQTWLRSSCLGTNPAFGSSSDELLAFERLFEIPMELRMQWRKGKFGFGTIVVEVDIPDLSDGLGGLVYGLSFRMKDGAVYTVSENRKISDRSGAGMNDPSQMSAGKFVNTTGLSAPTTSPTYTITQKGGVRWMVGYSRDMLSVVAINIKYMPEIDDRPDFIVPAPDGLRKMITVADSV; this comes from the coding sequence ATGGCTGATGGTGCACAGATTGCCAATGCGGCGCGCAATACAAACTCGAATGCTGGTGCTTTCGGTGACTGCCAACGTTGTGATAAGCGCGGTTTGCCTATTTTGCCGCTGAGGTTCTCCTACGCATATTGGGATGGTCGTTCGGATTACGGCACAAGAGCGGATTTGTCAAAAACAAGCTTTGACAAAATGGCCGGTGAACTTCTGCTTAGGCCTCTCAGTGGTGGCTATCTACATGTGCTTGACGAGCGTGATGGAGGTACATGGAGAGTTTTTTTTGTCGGTCGTGACGGCTCGCTTTGGGAATTTCCAGCTAAGACAAGCCCAAGGATCGAGGAGTACCAATGTGGTCGTGGCGATCATCTAACGCGATCTTCGATGTTCAGTTTGGACCGGCCGGAGAATGCAAAGAAAATATGGCTTTCTTACGCGAGTACTCTATATACACCGAGTAAGCTTGACGAATTTCGATCGCTTATACTGAAAGGGCAGGCGCCTGGAGATGAGTGCGAAAGAACGGTTGCACTTATGGGCGTGCGCTTTCAGATGCATGACGTCCCAGCGCTACTGGCCATGGCGAAAGATGAGAGTGCGACAGATAAGGCGCTGGGAATTAAGCTTGATGGCTCCAATCTAAAGTCGAAAGTTCCTGAGTTTTCGGGAAAAATCGAACCATTCGAGTACAGCGTTACACCCCCAGTGAACTTGAAGGACAGCCCCGTTGCGCTCGGAAAGCGAGTCAAGGGCGCCTGTTCTGGTGGGCTGGGCGGGGTGGCGGTTTATTTGGATGATCCTATTGGGATTGCTCAAGAGATTCGCCATCTCGAGAAAATAACTAAGCTGAGAATTGATGCGATTGACGCCAAGTATGCAAGGGAACGCAAGGTCAAAGCGCTCGTCGATGAGCTTGGGAAGAGCTGGGTTAAAAGCAAAGATGCTCGCGGTAAGCTGGAAGAAGGTAGCGACTGGGAGCTTAATTACAAGGACAAGTTGGACGCATCCCGCATCGCGGATTTCGAAATAAATTATAAGAGTGAAATGGGCACGCTGCGCGGAAAACACTTGATACTGGTTGATGATGTCCAGAGGTGGTGCAAATCCACCAATTTTGAGACGGCTACAGAATGTGACTTTGACAGCAAAGATGTTCGCAGCACTGTAGATATGGTGAGTCAGCTGAGTACTATTCTTTGTGGCCTTGACGCTACAGAGCAGGGGGCGAATCTCGCACAGGAGTTGATGGCAAAGGATGTATCCAGAAATCTATGGTATCGCGCGCTCTTGGCTGGGCAGAAGGATCTTTTGTCTTTTTTGTCCGAGAATCAGGGTTCCGACGTCTTGGGCAGTTTTAAGTCTGCGTACGGCGTTGTTGATGAATGGATAAATGCTCACGAAAAGATGGCTGCTGCCTTGAATCTCTCAAACCGCGATTCGCTGGCTTTCGCGCCAGGGGCTGCTGGGTATCTCAAGGGCGTGGATCCGCTGTTCAGGGCAACACTTCCCCTTAGCGAAGCAATAATGCAGTTGACGCTCTCTCTGCAAGCTCTGGTTGGTAAAGCTGCCGGAAAAGCGTTTGGCGAGCTTAGAGTATTCGTTTTATTGGGAGCGGTTTGGCACCGTACTACCGCATTGCCATTCTACGAAGAAAAGACGTTGGCATCGCTCGTTCGAGAGAACAACGAGGTGGCCTGGGGTACATCAATTGAAAATCGAAATCAGATATTCATTGATACAGAGGGGCGGCGCGTTGCCAAGGTGAAATTGGGGGATTACGCCAGCGAGCTTGGGGAGGCCGGGCGAAAGAAGATCCCACTGCTGCGTATTCGATTTGGAAATCCCCCGGACGTCGCAATGATGTCTGCTGAAGGGGCGCGAGAAGTAAGCAGGCAGCAACGCCGCCAAGAAGCGCGGCGTGATCGGAAGGCAGAAGCCAAGCGACTGAAGAACGGTCCTGGGCCACAGAGAAGTACGCTGGCAGTTGCTATGGAGCAAGGCCTTGAAGAGATGAGTGCTGAATTCGAAGCGTTCAGGCAGGCGGAAGCGGAGAACGCAAGGATTGCCGCGGCATCTGCGAGGAATCGTGCTCGCCTGGGTTCGCTGGGCGCTGCAGACGCTGTAGTTGTTCCGGCAGCTCTCCGGTCGTTGCAGCGCGCGCCATCCGGAAACTGGTTAAGCGGTGCAATGAAGGTTGCGAGGAATGGTGGCGCAAATGGTGCTTTCTCTGCTTGGATAGGTGCTATCCAGATGACGGCACTCGTCGCGTCTTATAAGGATCTGGAAAAGAAGCCCGATGCTGAGACTTGGGCGAAAGTGATGAGCTCGACTCTCGGAGTTGCAGGGGCCTTCATTGAGGTGATCGCGGCGGGCTATTTGCTGTCCGGTGCGTCTGCAGACAAGAGGTTGATTTTGGCGCTAACTCCGGCGCGAATTGCGGGAATTGGCGGGCTAGTTGGTGGGGTGTCCGGTGTGGTTGGTGGAATCGTCACGATGGTAGAAGGCTACAACCGTTCCGAGGCTGGAGATGTTGACTCCGGGCGTGCCACTTTCATTGGAGGCGCATTCCTGACTGTGAGCGGAGTGGCTGCCGTGGGAGGGGGCGCGGCAGCATTATCCAGCGCTGGACTTGTTCTGGGATTGGGGCCTTTTGCTTGGGGTGCGCTGGCGTTGGGCCTTGCGGTTTTAGGTGTCGCTTCCATTTTCATCGGTGAGAGCTGGCGAGATAATCCGCTGCAAACTTGGCTGCGTTCGAGTTGTCTCGGAACTAATCCGGCATTCGGTAGTTCGAGCGATGAGTTATTGGCATTTGAACGGTTGTTTGAGATACCGATGGAGCTGCGCATGCAATGGCGGAAAGGCAAATTCGGCTTCGGTACAATTGTTGTCGAGGTGGACATTCCGGATTTGTCTGATGGGCTGGGGGGGCTTGTTTACGGGCTGTCTTTCCGTATGAAGGACGGAGCTGTTTACACCGTTTCGGAGAATAGAAAAATATCAGACAGGTCTGGAGCTGGAATGAATGATCCAAGTCAGATGTCTGCTGGGAAGTTTGTAAATACTACCGGCTTAAGTGCGCCGACTACATCTCCGACATATACCATTACGCAAAAAGGTGGGGTGAGATGGATGGTTGGGTATTCTCGTGATATGTTGTCTGTAGTTGCCATTAATATTAAGTATATGCCAGAGATTGACGACCGGCCTGATTTTATTGTTCCAGCTCCAGATGGACTGAGGAAGATGATTACTGTGGCGGATTCTGTATGA
- a CDS encoding putative type VI secretion system effector, which translates to MNTEAASSVRVLVGTMRNLEVEITTVDAFQGEELQKRSALAGTLAAAAGLSGLAAGTVAMSMEEMREEAFALTFQLGDEAVRAILWANPFQDGDEVEVVAEEADGYMRAFAVLRPRDRIIALFPHVVSGRSAHVKTTIRGLLWMSLVVAIVTVVMLTFFWAIGGGGEVAMLVVTIGFVMLGGAAIFSLIGWSVSRKYLPFVKMAEIVFTSVGWKNPEEINLRKKTMTSIRPDDPPALGPFYFRY; encoded by the coding sequence ATGAACACTGAAGCGGCGTCATCGGTGCGAGTTCTGGTGGGCACCATGCGCAACCTTGAAGTTGAAATAACAACGGTTGACGCGTTCCAGGGGGAGGAGTTGCAAAAGCGCAGTGCGCTTGCCGGAACGCTGGCAGCTGCTGCCGGATTGAGCGGGCTAGCTGCTGGGACGGTGGCTATGTCTATGGAAGAGATGCGCGAGGAGGCTTTTGCGCTGACTTTTCAGTTGGGCGATGAGGCAGTGCGTGCGATTTTATGGGCGAACCCGTTTCAGGATGGGGATGAGGTTGAAGTGGTGGCGGAAGAGGCCGATGGTTACATGCGGGCATTCGCCGTGCTTCGTCCACGTGACCGGATCATCGCTCTTTTCCCTCACGTTGTGTCCGGTCGATCGGCGCATGTTAAGACAACAATCAGGGGGTTGCTGTGGATGTCATTGGTTGTAGCGATTGTCACCGTTGTAATGTTGACTTTTTTTTGGGCTATAGGTGGCGGAGGTGAGGTCGCCATGTTGGTGGTTACTATTGGTTTTGTGATGCTGGGAGGTGCAGCTATTTTTTCACTAATCGGCTGGAGTGTTTCCAGGAAGTATCTTCCGTTTGTGAAGATGGCGGAGATTGTGTTCACTTCGGTTGGTTGGAAGAACCCTGAGGAAATAAATTTGCGCAAGAAGACTATGACTTCTATTCGGCCGGATGATCCGCCAGCGCTCGGTCCTTTCTATTTTCGCTATTAA
- a CDS encoding DUF6708 domain-containing protein → MLTGWYPKFETGRGILNVEKKEHLAQGVSGDFHPDDSASLISLNPTYADFVDRTFSMKGFIPTFAAGALSLFIAVVAICAVVLVFPVNPTLTEFTVVVLFLSLAGGLVYFFWNLVLRHDLFACRYYPIRFNRLTRKVHIFRNNGANGEVVVSWGSEHLFFFVGWGNQNKELCDLRCHILDKNRIIVDTFTVGTFTDDPSRVRGRWEFINRYMDGGPDYAVAHESDKIVALSMKNSFRNSYRWTCFLLGRSLFPLRHFLFPWYGVLALTRWLVMATCATPHFSPATVAESRFDPNDEGRWEEPEYIDQFGERPDVVARMRQLHRERKRGRGGTDPL, encoded by the coding sequence ATGTTGACAGGTTGGTATCCAAAATTTGAGACTGGGAGAGGGATACTCAATGTCGAAAAGAAAGAGCATCTTGCTCAGGGGGTAAGCGGTGATTTCCATCCAGATGACTCCGCATCACTGATATCCCTTAACCCGACATATGCGGACTTCGTGGATAGAACATTTTCAATGAAAGGTTTCATCCCGACATTCGCCGCAGGTGCTCTTAGCCTTTTCATTGCCGTTGTTGCTATTTGTGCTGTGGTTTTGGTCTTTCCGGTGAATCCAACATTGACCGAGTTCACGGTTGTGGTTCTATTTCTATCACTGGCGGGCGGGTTGGTATATTTTTTTTGGAACCTGGTGCTTCGACACGACTTATTTGCATGCCGTTATTATCCGATTAGATTCAACAGGCTGACGAGGAAGGTTCATATTTTTAGGAATAACGGCGCGAATGGCGAGGTTGTTGTTTCCTGGGGAAGTGAGCATCTCTTCTTCTTTGTGGGCTGGGGCAATCAGAACAAAGAGTTGTGCGACCTTCGTTGCCATATTTTAGATAAAAATCGGATCATCGTAGATACGTTTACTGTGGGGACTTTCACTGACGATCCTTCGCGAGTTCGTGGTCGCTGGGAATTTATTAACAGGTATATGGACGGTGGGCCCGATTATGCTGTTGCTCACGAGTCGGATAAGATCGTTGCGCTGTCCATGAAGAACAGCTTTAGGAACTCATATCGCTGGACCTGCTTCTTGCTTGGCAGGTCGTTGTTTCCCTTAAGACACTTCCTGTTTCCTTGGTATGGGGTATTGGCGCTAACTCGTTGGCTGGTTATGGCAACATGTGCGACGCCCCATTTTTCGCCCGCGACCGTTGCGGAGAGTAGATTTGATCCAAATGACGAGGGGCGTTGGGAAGAGCCTGAATACATCGACCAGTTTGGTGAGCGCCCGGACGTAGTGGCGAGAATGAGGCAGCTTCATCGTGAGCGGAAGCGCGGAAGGGGCGGTACAGACCCCTTGTAG
- a CDS encoding M15 family metallopeptidase, with amino-acid sequence MSRQTVVLSDFRGDDLAESGSMVAQLLRGERLTPPPAPPPEVFTTTEIRRLRPEIVTADRKWNQIDPDLQQRVLAIYEVMRRQYGYEMVLIEGYRSPERQAELMAGGKATRAGAWQSCHQYGLGVDSAPIRDGRLQWDMEDPWTRRGYFLYGELAEQAGLDWGGNWRSIKDYVHVEATARCKVARNAKRDELRRQGL; translated from the coding sequence ATGTCACGACAGACAGTGGTGCTGTCTGATTTCCGCGGTGATGATCTTGCCGAGTCCGGTTCCATGGTTGCGCAGTTGTTGCGCGGTGAGCGCTTGACGCCGCCGCCTGCGCCGCCGCCGGAAGTGTTCACGACAACTGAAATTCGCCGCCTGCGACCAGAGATAGTCACTGCTGATCGCAAATGGAACCAGATTGATCCGGATCTGCAGCAACGCGTTCTGGCTATCTACGAAGTCATGCGCCGTCAGTATGGTTACGAGATGGTGTTGATCGAAGGCTATCGCAGCCCCGAGCGACAGGCCGAGTTGATGGCCGGTGGCAAGGCGACACGTGCCGGCGCCTGGCAAAGCTGTCACCAGTACGGTTTGGGTGTGGACAGTGCGCCAATTCGTGACGGACGTCTGCAATGGGACATGGAAGATCCGTGGACCCGCCGCGGTTATTTTCTGTACGGTGAGCTTGCTGAACAGGCAGGTCTGGATTGGGGCGGCAACTGGCGCAGCATCAAGGACTATGTGCACGTAGAGGCCACGGCGCGATGCAAGGTGGCACGCAACGCGAAGCGTGATGAACTGCGACGCCAAGGCTTATAA
- a CDS encoding PAAR domain-containing protein, producing MARPFIVVGDKLSHGGSVVSGTAQTDVNGKPVSRIGDRAICAVHGATSIISGDATVVIDGQPVARDGDRTACGATLMATQSSTGLG from the coding sequence ATGGCACGACCGTTTATCGTTGTCGGCGACAAGTTAAGTCATGGCGGTAGCGTGGTGTCTGGCACTGCCCAGACAGACGTGAATGGAAAGCCAGTTTCCCGCATCGGGGACCGCGCCATCTGCGCGGTGCACGGGGCAACTTCAATTATCAGTGGTGACGCTACCGTCGTAATCGACGGGCAGCCTGTAGCACGTGACGGAGATCGCACTGCATGTGGGGCCACGTTGATGGCCACACAGAGCAGCACTGGGTTGGGCTGA
- the tssM gene encoding type VI secretion system membrane subunit TssM, giving the protein MSLSNFSYYLRDYRLWMVIGLIGAAGLAKYGEAEARQIGIWAAIVLAALLVIALIVWIIKRIMARRAARRVEAMVQGEADKAVANAQPSQRADTEALRKRMLDAVKQIKSSRMGMLKGKAALYELPWYVIIGNPAAGKSTAILNSGLQFPFEDNRSNVIQGIGGTRNCDWYFTTNGIVLDTAGRYSVSTEDRMEWLTFLGLLKKNRPRAPINGVIIAVSIAELSGSKPEFAMELAKNLRQRVQEVTEQLEVFAPVYVLFTKADLIAGFSEFFGNLDPGERENVWGATLPADVQQQGDALTAFDKHFDELADGIKEMSLTHMAMQRGREVSPGLLSLPLEFVGIKPALRTFIATLFEDNPYQFKPVFRGFYFSSALQEGRSVHHASERVGRQFGLQRGSNVDEAPSGQTAFFLKDLFRKVIFADRDLVRQYASPHQNRLRYGVFLGAVGVLALGLGLWTWSYTTNAQLVANATKDLDQAVRVQKDRMDLKSRVDALLLLQDRMEQLDRYKKEGGITTSLGLYQGDAIREKLLREYNHGMQQVMLAPTVSNLENYLGQVVAERDKLGQSNAGAAESETLYQNASPTSTNDAYNALKTYLMLGNPKYVEGAHLSQQLTLFWRNWLEANRGQMSREEMVRAAEKLMTFYVAQAGKPGWPQVQNKVTLVTDSRQALSQVMKGQPAMERVFAQIKARAGARFGTVTVDGLVGEERNARLINGSYAISGAFSRKAWEDYVQDAIKEAANTQLSTTDWVLGTTEQSDLSLAGSPEHVSRELVTMYKQEYAREWGKFVAGLSVAEFNTFDEATARINRLGDASNSPLRTLLEKINEETIWDNPPAQARSSKSGKGFVVWFQRTILRKDPAAAAAAAPVGPIGKAFEGIARLTMPRGDQPAVIAAYFDTLGKLRARLNAIKSQGDVGVGARKLMQDTFSNEGSELSVALALVDEQVLNGLDEKQREALRPLLLRPLTQTFAALVSPTEDEVNKTWKAQVYDPFKARIGQQYPFNLNSDVDAAASDIAAIFGASGSIATFNKDAMGALVLQRGPLLEARRWAGIGINLSSELVANYGNWVSGAGAGAAQDTTIFELLPSPATGAVEYTIEIDGQQLRYRNTPPQWTTMQYPNAGQIPGVKISAVTGDGRTVEVFNAPGSNGFKRLMSEGQYERLDDSSRITWEGSGVAVTVEMRVVRRAGTGSDGSDWQRGLQLPERVAGGVPVAAAAPVAPAGQAPASAPAAPQQAAGGGR; this is encoded by the coding sequence ATGAGTTTGAGCAATTTCAGCTACTACCTGCGCGACTATCGCTTGTGGATGGTGATTGGTCTTATCGGCGCCGCTGGGCTGGCCAAATACGGTGAGGCCGAGGCCAGGCAGATCGGGATATGGGCGGCGATCGTGCTTGCAGCGCTGCTGGTCATTGCGCTGATCGTCTGGATCATCAAGCGGATCATGGCGCGGCGCGCGGCGCGGCGTGTGGAGGCGATGGTGCAGGGCGAGGCCGACAAGGCCGTGGCCAACGCGCAACCGTCGCAGCGTGCCGATACCGAAGCCTTGCGCAAGCGCATGCTGGATGCGGTGAAGCAGATCAAGTCCTCGCGGATGGGTATGCTCAAAGGCAAAGCTGCGCTGTATGAGTTGCCTTGGTACGTGATCATCGGCAATCCGGCGGCGGGCAAGAGTACGGCGATCCTCAACTCCGGGCTGCAGTTCCCGTTCGAGGACAACCGCAGCAACGTCATCCAGGGCATCGGTGGTACCCGCAACTGCGATTGGTACTTCACCACCAACGGAATCGTGCTGGATACGGCCGGCCGTTATTCGGTGAGTACCGAAGACCGCATGGAATGGCTGACCTTCCTCGGGCTGCTGAAGAAGAACCGTCCGCGCGCGCCCATCAATGGCGTGATCATCGCGGTGAGCATTGCCGAGCTGTCTGGCAGCAAGCCCGAGTTTGCGATGGAGCTGGCCAAGAACCTGCGCCAGCGTGTGCAGGAAGTCACCGAGCAGCTGGAAGTGTTCGCGCCGGTGTATGTGCTGTTCACCAAGGCCGACTTGATTGCCGGTTTCAGCGAGTTCTTCGGCAATCTGGATCCGGGCGAACGCGAGAACGTTTGGGGCGCGACGTTGCCAGCCGATGTGCAGCAGCAGGGTGATGCGCTGACGGCCTTCGACAAGCATTTTGACGAGCTGGCCGACGGCATCAAGGAAATGAGCCTGACCCACATGGCGATGCAGCGCGGGCGCGAAGTATCGCCGGGCCTGCTGTCTTTGCCGCTGGAGTTTGTTGGCATCAAGCCCGCGCTGCGGACCTTCATCGCCACGCTGTTCGAAGACAACCCCTATCAGTTCAAACCGGTGTTCCGCGGCTTCTACTTCAGCAGTGCGCTGCAGGAAGGTCGCTCGGTCCACCATGCGTCCGAACGCGTGGGCAGGCAGTTTGGCCTGCAACGCGGTTCGAACGTGGACGAGGCACCAAGCGGGCAGACCGCCTTCTTCCTGAAGGACCTGTTCCGCAAGGTGATCTTTGCCGACCGCGATCTGGTGCGGCAGTACGCAAGCCCGCACCAGAACCGCCTGCGTTACGGCGTGTTCCTGGGCGCTGTAGGTGTGCTCGCGCTTGGGCTTGGCCTGTGGACCTGGTCCTACACCACCAATGCGCAGCTGGTGGCCAATGCCACCAAGGATCTGGACCAGGCCGTGCGCGTGCAGAAGGACCGCATGGATCTGAAGTCCCGCGTTGATGCGCTGCTGCTGTTGCAGGACCGCATGGAACAGCTGGACCGCTACAAGAAGGAAGGCGGCATCACCACCAGCCTGGGCCTGTACCAGGGCGACGCGATCCGCGAGAAGCTGCTGCGTGAGTACAACCACGGCATGCAGCAGGTAATGCTGGCGCCCACGGTTTCCAACCTCGAGAACTATCTTGGGCAGGTGGTTGCCGAACGCGACAAGCTCGGCCAGTCCAACGCTGGGGCTGCGGAGAGCGAGACGCTGTACCAGAACGCATCGCCGACCAGCACCAACGACGCCTACAACGCACTCAAGACCTATTTGATGCTGGGCAACCCCAAGTATGTGGAAGGCGCCCATCTGTCGCAGCAGCTGACCTTGTTCTGGCGCAACTGGCTGGAAGCCAACCGTGGCCAGATGAGCCGCGAGGAAATGGTGCGGGCCGCTGAGAAGCTGATGACCTTCTATGTGGCGCAGGCAGGCAAGCCGGGCTGGCCGCAGGTGCAGAACAAGGTGACGCTGGTTACCGATTCACGCCAGGCCTTGTCGCAGGTGATGAAGGGCCAGCCGGCGATGGAGCGCGTGTTCGCGCAGATCAAGGCGCGCGCGGGTGCGCGCTTTGGCACGGTGACGGTGGATGGTCTGGTGGGCGAGGAGCGCAATGCGCGCCTGATCAACGGCAGCTATGCCATCTCCGGCGCCTTCAGCCGCAAGGCCTGGGAAGACTATGTGCAGGACGCGATCAAGGAAGCGGCCAATACCCAGCTGAGCACCACCGACTGGGTGCTGGGCACGACCGAGCAAAGCGACCTGTCGCTGGCCGGCAGCCCGGAACACGTGTCGCGTGAACTGGTAACGATGTACAAGCAGGAATACGCACGCGAGTGGGGCAAGTTCGTTGCCGGCTTGAGTGTTGCCGAGTTCAATACCTTCGACGAGGCCACGGCGCGCATCAACCGCCTTGGTGATGCCAGCAACTCGCCGCTGCGTACCTTGCTTGAGAAGATCAACGAGGAGACCATCTGGGACAACCCGCCTGCACAGGCGCGTTCCAGCAAATCCGGCAAGGGCTTCGTGGTCTGGTTCCAGCGCACCATCCTGCGCAAGGACCCGGCGGCCGCCGCCGCCGCCGCGCCAGTGGGCCCGATTGGCAAGGCGTTTGAAGGCATCGCACGGCTGACCATGCCGCGCGGTGATCAGCCAGCGGTGATCGCGGCGTACTTTGATACCTTGGGTAAGCTGCGGGCACGCTTGAACGCCATCAAGTCGCAAGGCGACGTCGGCGTTGGGGCACGCAAGCTGATGCAGGACACCTTCAGCAATGAGGGCTCCGAGCTGAGCGTGGCCTTGGCGCTGGTCGACGAGCAGGTCTTGAACGGGCTGGACGAGAAGCAGCGCGAGGCATTGCGTCCGTTGTTGTTGCGTCCGCTGACGCAGACCTTTGCAGCCCTGGTTTCTCCGACCGAGGATGAGGTCAACAAGACCTGGAAGGCCCAGGTCTACGATCCCTTCAAGGCGCGCATCGGCCAGCAGTATCCGTTCAACCTGAACTCGGATGTGGATGCTGCGGCCAGCGATATCGCTGCCATCTTCGGTGCCAGCGGCAGCATCGCCACCTTCAACAAGGACGCAATGGGGGCTTTGGTCCTCCAGCGCGGTCCCTTGCTTGAAGCGCGTCGTTGGGCAGGCATCGGTATCAACCTGTCTTCCGAACTGGTCGCCAACTATGGCAATTGGGTAAGTGGCGCGGGTGCAGGCGCTGCCCAGGACACGACTATCTTTGAGTTGTTGCCGTCGCCTGCAACCGGTGCGGTGGAATACACCATCGAGATCGATGGCCAGCAGCTGCGCTATCGCAACACGCCGCCGCAGTGGACCACCATGCAATACCCGAACGCAGGCCAGATTCCTGGGGTGAAGATTTCGGCGGTTACGGGTGATGGGCGCACCGTGGAGGTGTTCAACGCGCCGGGCTCGAACGGCTTCAAGCGTCTGATGTCAGAAGGCCAGTACGAACGCCTTGATGATTCCAGCCGTATCACCTGGGAAGGCAGCGGCGTTGCCGTGACCGTGGAGATGCGCGTGGTGCGCCGTGCTGGCACGGGTTCTGATGGCAGCGATTGGCAGCGTGGCCTGCAGTTGCCGGAGCGGGTGGCCGGTGGCGTGCCGGTTGCCGCCGCGGCACCGGTTGCGCCTGCCGGGCAAGCACCTGCAAGTGCGCCAGCGGCGCCGCAGCAGGCTGCGGGAGGTGGACGATGA